The genomic segment GTAACAAGAGCTAAAGAATTAAGAAAATTCGCTGAAAGAATGATAACTTTCGGAAAGAAAAATACTTTAGCATCTAGAAGAAACGCTTTTGCTTTCTTAAGAAATGAAGAAGTTGTAGCTAAATTATTCAACGAAATAGCTCCAAAATATGCTGAAAGAAATGGTGGATACACTAGAATCATCAAAACATCTGTTAGAAAAGGTGACTCAGCAGAAATGGCTATAATCGAATTAGTATAATAATTAGATTATATATATGAAGAGAGACTGAAAAAGTCTCTCTTTTTTTAATCTTTCTAATTATTTTTGATTTTTAATTAAAAAGTGCTTGAAAATATTACATTTATGGGGTATAATAGTGTCAATTGTTCTAAGTTACTGATGTTAAATAAAATTATAGTTTTAATTCTATAATTTTGATTAATTTCTTCAATGCTGAACGAGAATTTTTTTTGATTTTTTTGGAGGTTTTAAAATGCTTAAAGGAACAGTAAAATGGTTTAACAAAGAAAAAGGATTTGGATTTTTAACTAGTGAAGATGGACAAGATTATTTCGTACACTTTACTGGAATAGTTGGAGAAGGATTCAGAACTTTAGAAGAAGGTCAAGAAGTAACTTTTGAAGTATCAGAAGGTAAAAAAGGACCTATGGCAGTAGAAGTTTCTGTTGCTAAATA from the Fusobacterium varium genome contains:
- a CDS encoding cold-shock protein — translated: MLKGTVKWFNKEKGFGFLTSEDGQDYFVHFTGIVGEGFRTLEEGQEVTFEVSEGKKGPMAVEVSVAK
- the rplQ gene encoding 50S ribosomal protein L17; this translates as MNHNKSYRKLGRRADHRKAMLKNLTISLLSAERIETTVTRAKELRKFAERMITFGKKNTLASRRNAFAFLRNEEVVAKLFNEIAPKYAERNGGYTRIIKTSVRKGDSAEMAIIELV